A genome region from Coffea arabica cultivar ET-39 chromosome 7e, Coffea Arabica ET-39 HiFi, whole genome shotgun sequence includes the following:
- the LOC113700413 gene encoding protein PHLOEM PROTEIN 2-LIKE A10-like: MDLDFLKWGFDYTKKKKKWVLAFGAFYGAYKFYHLPSVVKKRKRLSKLLGALVAVAEMVSDSAEAVGVVSRDLKEFIQSDSDQIPSSLRQISKITRSDEISGSLMRITTALTVGILRGNRQEKLTSGGSISPKSDFSDRILDKLFSEAGSGFASVVVGSFARNLVVTYYSNKQLNGSSNADHDIYESNSTAKWVNLLLEDKCREVIGDCVQMFVSTAVAVFLDKTMGINPYDELFSGMTNPKHESKVKEMLSSLCNGAVETLVRSSHQVLADAHGRDAAHDSKYLPSEFVLSPSKDQKALIQRKLMSFGSKPSKLSCESEDSGWMRKMSSTLAVPNNRRLVLDVTGRVTFESVRSFLEFLLEKIAESLRCSVDAIHEEVIDRGIEVVQHVSRKSSAAASICLCLCLHILSSPWILVPTY, encoded by the coding sequence ATGGATTTGGATTTCTTGAAGTGGGGTTTTGATTATactaagaagaagaagaagtgggTTCTTGCCTTTGGTGCATTTTATGGCGCATATAAATTCTATCACTTGCCTTCTGTGgtaaagaagaggaaaagattGTCAAAGCTCTTGGGCGCCCTTGTCGCCGTAGCTGAGATGGTGTCTGATTCAGCGGAGGCAGTTGGTGTCGTTTCTAGAGATTTAAAAGAGTTCATACAATCTGATTCTGATCAAATTCCCAGTAGTTTGAGGCAAATATCGAAGATTACTAGGTCAGATGAGATTTCAGGGTCTCTGATGAGGATTACTACTGCTCTGACTGTGGGAATATTGCGTGGTAATAGGCAGGAGAAACTGACGAGTGGCGGTTCCATCAGtccaaaatcagatttttctgaCAGAATATTGGATAAGCTTTTTTCGGAGGCAGGCTCTGGTTTTGCCTCTGTTGTTGTCGGCAGCTTTGCGAGGAATTTGGTTGTGACTTATTATTCGAATAAGCAATTGAATGGTTCCTCAAATGCGGATCATGATATTTATGAATCGAACTCTACTGCTAAGTGGGTCAATTTGCTACTTGAGGATAAATGTCGAGAAGTGATTGGGGATTGTGTACAAATGTTCGTGAGTACAGCGGTTGCTGTTTTTCTTGACAAAACGATGGGCATCAATCCTTATGATGAACTCTTTTCTGGGATGACAAATCCCAAGCATGAATCTAAAGTAAAGGAAATGCTGTCATCATTGTGCAATGGTGCCGTAGAAACTCTTGTCAGGAGCTCTCACCAAGTTTTGGCTGATGCACATGGTAGGGATGCAGCCCACGATTCGAAATACCTACCTAGTGAATTTGTACTGAGCCCTAGTAAAGATCAAAAGGCTTtaattcagagaaaattgatgtcgtttggatcCAAACCAAGCAAATTATCCTGTGAGAGTGAAGACAGTGGGTGGATGAGGAAGATGTCTTCCACTTTGGCAGTTCCGAACAACAGGAGACTTGTACTTGATGTAACTGGAAGGGTGACGTTTGAAAGCGTGAGGTCTTTTCTGGAATTTCTACTTGAAAAGATAGCCGAGAGTTTGAGATGTAGCGTTGATGCTATCCATGAGGAGGTGATTGATAGGGGGATCGAAGTTGTTCAACACGTCAGTAGAAAGTCTTCTGCCGCTGCTTCCATATGCCTTTGCTTATGTTTGCACATTCTGAGTAGTCCATGGATTTTGGTTCCGACATATTAA